A genomic region of Dreissena polymorpha isolate Duluth1 chromosome 4, UMN_Dpol_1.0, whole genome shotgun sequence contains the following coding sequences:
- the LOC127876587 gene encoding spermatogenesis-associated protein 4-like — protein sequence MSGLPREVLKWIQSLDLTWQVKTPKWDMTNGYLIAEIFSWYFPQDIQMHSYNNGKSLDSKQKNWDLLKNFIKRHRLNIPADIVDGTIHCKEGAAALFLEKMYEILTNRAIRRVPLEFETDFTDSGYQSKLPMHARSTASQSVKNNLRITEIQADSSLILNAQKAQKIINDHIEHRRLERQENPDRFNIRPSVGEASFRRPLPQERDPGAEENRDEQEPERTQSPISREPSVHFKEVQVKQLDKNALYNMPIQGY from the exons gGACATGACCAATGGCTATCTAATTGCTGAAATTTTCTCCTGGTACTTTCCACAAGATATACAGATGCACTCCTATAATAATGGAAAATCATTAGACTCAAAACAGAAGAATTGGGATTTACTCAAGAAC TTTATAAAAAGACACAGACTGAACATACCAGCAGACATTGTTGATGGAACAATACACTGCAAAGAAGGGGCTGCAGCCTTGTTTTTAGAAAAGATGTATGAAATACTCACAAACAGAGC CATTCGCCGTGTTCCATTGGAGTTTGAGACAGACTTCACTGATAGTGGCTACCAAAGCAAACTGCCTATGCATGCACGCTCGACTGCCTCCCAGTCCGTGAAGAACAATCTCAGAATCACCGAAATCCAGGCAGACTCTAGTCTTATCCTGAATGCTCAAAAG GCACAAAAAATAATCAATGACCATATTGAGCATAGACGATTGGAGCGCCAAGAAAACCCTGACCGCTTCAACATACGTCCGTCTGTTGGGGAGGCGAGTTTCAGACGACCTTTGCCCCAGGAGAGGGACCCTGGGGCGGAGGAAAACAGAGATGAACAGGAGCCAGAGAGAA CTCAGAGCCCTATATCCCGTGAGCCAAGCGTACATTTCAAGGAGGTACAAGTGAAGCAGCTTGACAAGAACGCCCTGTATAACATGCCTATTCAAGGCTACTGA